DNA from Streptomyces sp. NBC_01260:
GGCTGCACGCCCAACTTCAAGATCCTTGAGCACTTCAATGACTTCGCCGACGCCGACATCAAGAAGGTGGTGCGGGGTGCCCCGCAGGTCGACCCCGCGACCGGCTGCTTCGAACTCTCCGACGCCCCCGGCCTCGGGGTGGAGCTGGACGTGGACGCCGCCGCCGAGTTCCCGCAGCAGCAGGCGCGGTTCGACCTCTGGGCCGACGGCTGGGAGAAGAGGCAGCCCAAATGAGCGGCGGCCCCGCCCGCTCGCGGGCGATCACGGTCGACCGGCCGGGCGGGCACCGGCTGACCGACGGCCCGGTTCCGCAGCCCGGCCCGGGCGAGGTCCGGGTACGGGTCGCCGCGGCCGGGATCTGCATGAGCGACCGGGAGCTGTACGACGGTCATCGCGACCCCCGCTATGTGCGCTACCCGGTGGTGCCCGGACACGAGTGGTCCGGAGTGGTCGAGGCCGTGGGCGCGGGCGTCGATCCGGCCCTGACCGGCCGCGGTACGGTCGCCGAGGGGTTCCGTTCCTGCGGCAGCTGCGAGCGGTGCCGCGGCGGCGAGACCTCGCTGTGCACGGCCGGGTACGACGAGACGGGGTTCACCCGGCCCGGGGCGTTCGCCGACCATGTCGTGGTGCCCGCGCGGCTGTTGCACCCGCTGGCCGACGAAGCGGACCTGCGCGCGGCCGCGCTGCTGGAGCCCGCCGCCGTGGTGGCGGCGGCGGTGCGGGCAGGCACGCCCGAACCGGGTGAACGCATCGCGGTGGTGGGGGCCGGGACGCTCGGGCTGCTCGCGGTGCAGCTGCTGGCCGCGGTGTCGCCCGGCGAGCTGACGGTGATCGACCCGAGGGACGAACGGGCGTGCCAGGCGCTGGCGTTCGGGGCGAGCGAGGCCCTGAGCCCCGAGGAGGCCGCGCAGGTGCGCGGCCGGTACGACCTGGTCGTGGAGACGGCGGGCGCCGCGACCACCGCCGCCGACGCCTGCCTCCTCGCGCGGCGCGGCGGCCGGGTGGTGCTCACCGGGATGTTCGCCCCGGGGGCCACCGGCATCGACCCGGTGCACCTGTCGCTGAGCCAGCTCACCGTGCGCAGTGTGTTCGGGGCGTCCTCGGCGTCCTGGTCCTACGCGGTACGGGCGTTCACCGCCGGACTCCTCGATCCGGCCGCGCTGATCACGCACGAGTTCCCGCTGGAGCGGTTCGCGGACGCCGTGGCACTGGTCGGGGGCGGCGCCCCGGGGACCGGCAAGGTGCTGATGCGTCCCTGAGGGCCGCCGCGCGATCCCTGGCGGGCGGCCCCCGCGTCCCCATCCCCCCGAACCTCGTCCGACCCACCGAACACGAAAGGTCGCTCATGACCTCCGCTTCCCCCGCCCCGTCCGGATCCCGCCCCGGTGTCCGGCGTCCGGGCGAGCCCGCGCTCACCGCGCTCGGGCTCGGCGCCCCGGCCGCGGACCCGGCCGACGCCTCCCCGCACTCCTTCCCCGACGGCGGCACCTGGCGGACCGAGATCCCGTCGGTGGAGGGGCCCGAGGCGCTCTCCGTCGTACTCAAGGAGAGCGCGCGGCTCGATGTCCCCGTCCACCGGATCAGCCAGGGCAGCGGGATCTGGATGCTCAGCGACGCCGAGATCATCGAGATGGCCGAGGGCTGCGCCGAACGCGGCATCGAGCTCTGCCTGTTCACCGGTCCGCGCGGCAGCTGGGACACCGGGGCCTCGTTCCGCAGCGACTCGGGCGGGGCCGGGCTGCGCGCCCGCGGCCATGACGCCCTGGCCGGCTGCGTCGAGGACGCCCTGCGCGCATCGGAGCTGGGTGTGAAGTGCCTGCTCGTGGCCGACGAAGGGGTGCTATGGACGCTGCACAGACTGCGGACCCAGGGTGCGCTCCCCGCCGACACGACGCTCAAGGTGTCGGCCCTGATCGGTCCCGTGAACCCGGCCTCCTACGCCGTACACGAGCAGCTCGGCGCGGACTCGGTCAACATCCCGTCCGATCTGACGCTCGCTCACTTCACCGAGATCCGGCGGGTGTCGGCCGCACCGATGGATCTGTACATCGAGGCTCCGGACGACCTCGGCGGCTATGTGCGGATGTACGAGGCGGCCGAGCTGATCCGGCGCGGCGCCCCGCTCTATCTGAAGTTCGGGCTGTCCAAGGCACCCGGCATCTACCCGTACGGCGCCCATCTGCGCGATGTCGCCCTGGACACGGCCCGCGAGCGGGTCCGGCGCGGCCGGCTCGTCCTGGACCTGCTGGCCCGGCACGGCGCCGACGGAAACATGTCGCCGCTGGGCTCCCGGCTGCCCGGCACGCTGCGCCGCTTCCCGACGCGGTGAGCCGTCGCCGGGCGGGCCGCATCCGGACCCGCCCGGCGATCCGGGCCTGTCAGCCCGCGAAGGCCGTGCCGGGCATTCCCTGGCCCGCGTCCGGCAGGACCAGCAGCGAACCGGAGAGCGGGTGCGGGGCGTCAAGGCCCCCGCGGGCCGTGGAGATGTACAGGTCGCGCAGCTCCCGGCCGCCGAAGGCGCAGGATGTCGGCCGTCGCACCGGCAGCTCGACGGTGCGCTCCAGCGTGCCGTCCGCCGTGTAGCGGCGCAGCGCGGCCCCGTCCCACAGGGCGACCCAGACGGCTCCCTCCGCGTCCACCGTCAGCCCGTCAGGGAAGCCGGCCCCCTCCTCCACGGTGGCGAACGGGCGGCGGTTGACGACCTGTTCACCGTCCACGTCGAAGACATCGATCCGGCGGGTCGGTGTGTCGATGTAGTACATCAGCCGGCCGTCGGGGCTCCACCCGGTGCCGTTGCTGCAGGCCACCAGGGGCAGCACCCGGGTGGCCGTGCCGTCGGGCGCGACGCGGGTGAGGCTCCCGCCCACCTCGGAGTCGTCGTAGCGCATGGTGCCCGCCCACAGCGCCCCGTCCGGCGCCACCGCCGCGTCGTTGCCGCGCCGCCCCGGCTCGGCGTCGTGGACCAGCCAGCGGAAGGCGCCGTCCGCGTCGTACAGCCCGATGCCGTCGCGCAGATTGACGACCAGGCCGCCGCCGGCCCGCGGCTTGGCCGCTCCGACGTGCTGCTCGGTGGCCATGACCGTGCGCCGGCCGGTGGCCGGGTCGTAGGTGTGGATCCGGGCCGAGAGGATGTCGACCCAGATCAGCCGTCCGGTGGCCGGGTCCCAGGTCGGGCCCTCGCCGAGGGCGGCGTGCTCGCGGACGGCGACTTCGAGGCGCGGGCAGCTCACTTCCGCCCCCGGTGGTGTCCGAGCCGGCCGGAGAGCGCCTCGGCGCCCTCGGCGGCGAGAGAGGCCAGCTCCTGTTCGCGCTCGTCGCTCCAGCGGATCATGGGGACGGAGATGGAGAGCGCGGCGACGACCCGGCCCGCCCGGTCCCGCACGGGAGCGGCCACACAGCTCACATCGGGGTTGGACTCCCGGTGCTCCACCGCGATGCCCCGCTCCCGGACAGCGGCGAGCGCGGTACGCAGCTCCCCTTCGTCGGTGATGCTGTTCGGGGTCATGCCGGTGAGTTCGAGGCCGTCGAGACGGGCGTCGAGCTCCCGGTCGGGCAGGGCCGCGAGCAGCATCTTGCCGACGGACGTGCAGTGGGCGGGCAGCTTGCGGCCGGCCGCCGAGACCATCCGGACCGCGTGGGTGGAGTCCACCTTGGCGATGTAGATGACGTCGGTCTCCTCCAGGATCGCCACATGAACGGTCTCCCCGCACGTCTCGGCGACCTGCTGGGCCACCTGCCGGCCCTCGGCGGCCAGGTCGAGCTGCTCGGCGTACCGGCTGCCGAGCTGGTAGGTGCGGACGCCGAGGCGGTAGCGGCCGGGCTGGTCG
Protein-coding regions in this window:
- a CDS encoding zinc-dependent alcohol dehydrogenase, producing the protein MSGGPARSRAITVDRPGGHRLTDGPVPQPGPGEVRVRVAAAGICMSDRELYDGHRDPRYVRYPVVPGHEWSGVVEAVGAGVDPALTGRGTVAEGFRSCGSCERCRGGETSLCTAGYDETGFTRPGAFADHVVVPARLLHPLADEADLRAAALLEPAAVVAAAVRAGTPEPGERIAVVGAGTLGLLAVQLLAAVSPGELTVIDPRDERACQALAFGASEALSPEEAAQVRGRYDLVVETAGAATTAADACLLARRGGRVVLTGMFAPGATGIDPVHLSLSQLTVRSVFGASSASWSYAVRAFTAGLLDPAALITHEFPLERFADAVALVGGGAPGTGKVLMRP
- a CDS encoding SMP-30/gluconolactonase/LRE family protein, with the translated sequence MSCPRLEVAVREHAALGEGPTWDPATGRLIWVDILSARIHTYDPATGRRTVMATEQHVGAAKPRAGGGLVVNLRDGIGLYDADGAFRWLVHDAEPGRRGNDAAVAPDGALWAGTMRYDDSEVGGSLTRVAPDGTATRVLPLVACSNGTGWSPDGRLMYYIDTPTRRIDVFDVDGEQVVNRRPFATVEEGAGFPDGLTVDAEGAVWVALWDGAALRRYTADGTLERTVELPVRRPTSCAFGGRELRDLYISTARGGLDAPHPLSGSLLVLPDAGQGMPGTAFAG
- a CDS encoding IclR family transcriptional regulator; amino-acid sequence: MGRLVPAVTRALDVLELFLDGDGTLSAPEVTRKLQLPRTTVHELLTTLAARSYLVTTPDQPGRYRLGVRTYQLGSRYAEQLDLAAEGRQVAQQVAETCGETVHVAILEETDVIYIAKVDSTHAVRMVSAAGRKLPAHCTSVGKMLLAALPDRELDARLDGLELTGMTPNSITDEGELRTALAAVRERGIAVEHRESNPDVSCVAAPVRDRAGRVVAALSISVPMIRWSDEREQELASLAAEGAEALSGRLGHHRGRK